A stretch of Thermotoga sp. DNA encodes these proteins:
- a CDS encoding tetratricopeptide repeat protein has product VYYYRALSYYFKGDLSSSRALFEDFIKKFPNSEYADDAEYFLKRL; this is encoded by the coding sequence TGTCTACTATTACAGGGCATTGAGTTATTACTTCAAGGGAGATCTGTCCAGCTCGAGAGCGCTGTTCGAGGATTTCATAAAGAAGTTTCCAAACAGTGAGTATGCAGATGATGCTGAATATTTCTTGAAGAGGTTATGA